A portion of the Pseudomonadota bacterium genome contains these proteins:
- a CDS encoding lactoylglutathione lyase, which translates to FVRSPDNISIELLQAGGALPLQEPWASMENSGTW; encoded by the coding sequence TTTGTCCGCTCTCCCGACAATATTTCCATCGAGCTGCTACAAGCGGGTGGCGCGTTGCCGCTGCAGGAACCGTGGGCGTCGATGGAAAACAGCGGCACATGGTAG